A stretch of the Filimonas lacunae genome encodes the following:
- a CDS encoding metal-dependent hydrolase — MQLHYYGHSCFSVTIGKQTLLFDPFISGNELAQHISLATVQADYILVSHGHYDHMQDVVELARLTGATVIAGWELYQYFSKQGVAHLQPLNPGGELSLPFGIVKAFPAWHSSSLPDGTYAGMAAGFVVKSGEGNFYYSGDTALSKDMSLVADWTAIDFAVLPIGGALTMGYTDAMIAAELVQTTQVVGVHYDTFGFIRIDKGEATASFEAAGIALHLPGIGESITF; from the coding sequence ATGCAATTACACTATTATGGGCATTCCTGTTTTTCGGTAACCATCGGCAAACAGACGTTGTTATTTGACCCTTTTATTTCCGGCAATGAACTGGCACAACATATTTCCCTGGCGACTGTACAAGCCGACTATATCCTCGTATCTCATGGTCACTATGATCATATGCAGGATGTGGTGGAACTGGCACGGTTGACGGGGGCTACCGTGATCGCCGGGTGGGAACTCTATCAATACTTCAGTAAGCAGGGTGTGGCACACCTGCAACCACTGAATCCCGGAGGGGAACTATCGCTGCCTTTTGGTATCGTAAAAGCCTTTCCCGCCTGGCATTCCAGCAGCCTGCCGGATGGTACCTATGCCGGGATGGCTGCAGGATTCGTGGTAAAGTCAGGCGAAGGCAACTTCTATTACAGCGGTGACACCGCCTTGTCTAAAGATATGTCACTGGTGGCCGACTGGACTGCTATCGACTTTGCGGTACTCCCTATCGGTGGCGCATTGACCATGGGCTATACAGATGCTATGATAGCCGCAGAACTCGTGCAGACCACGCAGGTCGTGGGCGTTCACTACGACACCTTTGGCTTTATCCGGATCGACAAAGGAGAAGCCACTGCCAGTTTTGAAGCAGCCGGTATAGCACTTCACCTACCTGGGATCGGGGAATCCATCACTTTCTAA
- a CDS encoding AraC family transcriptional regulator, giving the protein MPLGLSAPLNIFRESTINNSFSIERLDNRAMNSDFPGRLSYHRILLVEKGRGSITVDGGTFEVHGEEVFLLAKGQIYIFKASSVVTGYVICFGDCFWEKAPASASNCKAVLFNNAAVNQCLQPEENELQELQLLFQALLREYEAPAYNNQVDAMAAYLKIIMIKLANVRMTEEATFDSQDYVLYRKFLDLLSAQYKQLHEVSDYAEMLGVAPRRLSDLCRRCCRNSAKELITGQIVAEAKRALQFSASPVKEIAYLLNFSSPEQFSHFFKKNTHFSPASYRSQFISIGQ; this is encoded by the coding sequence ATGCCGTTAGGATTGAGTGCTCCTCTTAATATATTTAGGGAATCTACCATTAATAATTCGTTTTCGATAGAGCGATTGGATAATCGTGCAATGAACAGCGACTTTCCGGGCCGGTTAAGTTATCATCGCATATTGTTAGTAGAGAAGGGAAGAGGTTCCATAACTGTGGATGGCGGTACTTTTGAAGTTCATGGTGAAGAAGTATTCCTGTTAGCTAAAGGACAGATTTATATATTTAAAGCTTCTTCTGTTGTTACGGGCTATGTAATTTGTTTTGGTGATTGTTTTTGGGAAAAAGCGCCTGCCAGTGCTAGCAATTGTAAGGCGGTGCTCTTCAATAATGCTGCTGTGAACCAGTGCCTGCAACCAGAGGAGAATGAGTTACAGGAGTTGCAGTTGTTATTCCAGGCCTTGCTGAGAGAATATGAAGCTCCTGCTTACAACAACCAGGTGGACGCCATGGCGGCATACCTGAAGATCATTATGATCAAATTGGCCAACGTAAGGATGACGGAAGAAGCGACCTTCGACAGCCAAGATTACGTGTTATACAGGAAGTTCCTGGATCTGCTCAGCGCCCAATATAAACAACTCCATGAGGTCAGCGATTATGCTGAAATGCTAGGTGTCGCACCACGGCGGTTGAGCGATCTGTGCAGACGTTGTTGTCGTAACAGCGCTAAAGAACTCATCACCGGACAAATTGTAGCGGAGGCGAAGCGGGCACTGCAGTTTAGTGCTAGTCCAGTCAAAGAAATCGCCTATCTCCTGAACTTTAGCTCCCCAGAACAGTTTAGTCACTTCTTCAAAAAGAACACCCATTTTTCTCCGGCCAGCTACCGCAGCCAATTCATCAGTATCGGCCAATAA
- a CDS encoding NmrA family NAD(P)-binding protein yields the protein MEYQGKVLVTGATGYTASQVIPGLRERGVAVRALVHKIDERSAKLEQLGVEVVQGDLLDFHAVSRALQGIRSVYYIYPILTPGILTGTAYFIQAAREAGVRNVVNMSQISARRDAKSNAAQDHWMAERMLDLSGLEVTHIRPTFFAEWLIYSDSIKAQDKVVLPFGEGRYAPIAAEDQGRVIVSLLLDSAKHASKIYPLFGPVEYKVQELADILSEELGRPIVYDAISIETYQQQAAALGYHPHFIQHISNVAQDCRDGLFAGTNTAVQDITGREPMGIREFIRKNRSYFE from the coding sequence ATGGAGTATCAGGGAAAAGTGCTGGTAACGGGAGCGACTGGTTACACAGCGAGCCAGGTGATTCCGGGTTTGCGGGAAAGAGGTGTTGCGGTAAGAGCATTGGTGCATAAGATCGATGAGCGTTCCGCGAAACTGGAGCAGCTGGGTGTGGAAGTGGTGCAGGGGGATCTGCTGGATTTCCATGCGGTGAGCCGTGCGTTACAGGGGATCAGGAGTGTGTACTATATCTACCCGATCCTGACGCCGGGTATATTGACCGGAACAGCGTACTTTATCCAGGCAGCACGGGAAGCGGGTGTACGAAATGTGGTGAACATGTCGCAGATCTCTGCACGGAGAGACGCTAAAAGCAATGCGGCGCAGGATCACTGGATGGCAGAGCGGATGCTGGATTTATCCGGCCTGGAGGTGACACATATCCGTCCGACATTCTTTGCGGAGTGGCTGATCTACAGTGATTCGATCAAGGCCCAGGATAAAGTGGTATTACCATTCGGGGAAGGCCGATATGCGCCGATTGCTGCGGAAGATCAGGGACGTGTGATTGTCTCTTTATTACTGGATTCCGCAAAGCATGCCAGTAAGATATACCCGCTGTTCGGGCCTGTGGAGTACAAAGTGCAGGAGCTGGCGGATATTCTTTCTGAAGAACTGGGGCGTCCCATTGTCTACGATGCGATCAGTATCGAGACCTACCAGCAACAGGCAGCGGCGCTGGGTTATCATCCGCATTTTATCCAGCACATCTCGAATGTGGCGCAGGATTGCCGGGATGGTTTGTTTGCGGGGACCAATACAGCGGTACAGGATATTACCGGCCGGGAGCCGATGGGTATCCGAGAGTTTATCCGGAAGAACCGGTCTTACTTTGAATAA
- a CDS encoding catalase, with amino-acid sequence MNQEKEQKTLAGTQASGAVLTTRQGHPVHNNQSMRTLGNRGPAVLENYQFLEKIAHFDRERVPERVVHARGAGAHGYFEAYGTVGNEPISKYTRAKLFQQPGKQTPLFVRFSTVIHGGHSPETLRDPRGFAVKFYTEDGVWDLVGNNLKVFFIRDAIKFPDFIHALKPDPVHNRQDGGRVMDFFSNSPEVLHMITWLFSPWGIPANYRQMQGSGVNTYKWVNAEGEAVLVKYHWEPLAGVKNLTQAEANAIQATNFNHATQDLYDAIAAGNYPQWELCVQIMSDDAHPELDFDPLDDTKIWPRDLFPWYPIGKMTLDRNPANYFAEVEQSAFGPGVLVDGLDFSDDKMLIGRTFSYSDTQRYRVGPNYLQLPINAARNHVATNQRDGSMTFRVDQAVGANPHVNYEPSSLNGLVEAPRTHVPYEPSYAAAKVVQQSIDRTNNFQQAGERYRSFEEWERVELVNNLAATLIEAREDIQQKMLGYFYEADADYGRRVEAALAVKKQGA; translated from the coding sequence ATGAACCAGGAGAAGGAGCAGAAGACATTGGCAGGTACACAGGCATCAGGAGCGGTATTAACTACCCGGCAGGGCCACCCGGTACATAATAACCAGAGTATGCGTACGTTGGGCAACCGGGGACCGGCGGTACTGGAAAACTACCAGTTCCTGGAAAAGATCGCCCACTTCGACCGGGAACGTGTACCGGAGCGTGTGGTGCATGCACGTGGAGCAGGGGCCCATGGTTATTTTGAAGCGTATGGTACGGTTGGCAATGAACCGATCAGTAAGTATACGCGGGCGAAGTTGTTCCAGCAACCGGGGAAACAGACGCCTTTGTTTGTACGATTCTCTACGGTGATACATGGTGGCCACTCACCGGAGACACTGCGTGATCCAAGGGGCTTTGCCGTAAAGTTTTATACGGAAGATGGCGTGTGGGACCTGGTAGGGAATAACCTGAAAGTGTTTTTTATACGGGATGCTATTAAGTTCCCTGATTTTATTCATGCACTCAAACCAGACCCGGTACACAACCGCCAGGATGGCGGCAGGGTGATGGATTTTTTCAGCAACTCTCCCGAAGTGTTGCATATGATCACCTGGCTGTTTTCGCCCTGGGGTATCCCTGCGAACTACCGGCAGATGCAGGGCTCCGGTGTGAATACATACAAGTGGGTGAATGCCGAAGGCGAAGCAGTACTGGTCAAGTACCATTGGGAGCCGCTGGCAGGTGTGAAGAACCTGACACAAGCCGAAGCCAATGCCATACAGGCCACGAATTTTAACCATGCGACACAGGACTTATACGATGCGATAGCGGCAGGGAATTACCCGCAGTGGGAGTTATGTGTACAGATCATGAGTGATGATGCACATCCCGAGCTGGACTTTGATCCACTGGATGATACAAAGATCTGGCCACGGGATCTTTTCCCCTGGTATCCCATTGGTAAGATGACACTGGATCGCAACCCGGCCAATTATTTCGCAGAGGTGGAACAATCCGCTTTCGGTCCTGGTGTGCTGGTGGACGGGCTTGATTTTTCAGATGATAAGATGCTGATCGGCCGTACTTTTTCCTATTCCGATACCCAGCGCTACCGTGTAGGGCCTAATTACCTGCAGTTACCGATCAACGCTGCGCGGAACCACGTTGCCACGAACCAGCGCGATGGCAGTATGACCTTCCGGGTAGACCAGGCCGTAGGTGCCAACCCGCATGTCAACTACGAGCCCTCCAGTTTAAACGGGCTGGTGGAAGCACCGCGAACACATGTGCCTTATGAGCCGTCCTATGCTGCGGCCAAAGTGGTACAGCAATCCATAGACAGGACAAACAATTTTCAGCAGGCCGGAGAACGCTATCGCAGTTTCGAGGAATGGGAGCGTGTGGAACTGGTGAACAACCTGGCTGCTACGTTAATAGAGGCGCGGGAAGATATCCAGCAGAAAATGCTTGGTTATTTCTATGAAGCCGATGCGGATTATGGCAGGCGTGTGGAAGCTGCCCTTGCGGTGAAGAAGCAAGGTGCCTGA
- a CDS encoding hydrogen peroxide-inducible genes activator: MTITQLEYIIAVDTHRNFNVAAKNCFVSQPTLSMQIQKLEEELGIKLFERAKQPIVPTPMGVVLLEQARITLGEFHKIKELVEEQEQALQGELRVGIIPTVSPYILPRILSPFKQYYPQVKLVIWEQTTDAILQQVKTGQLDCGIVSAPIDDAQLVLQELFSERFIAYIGDPGKREQDERIDPKDINVEDLWLLDEGHCMRDQVLNFCQLRDRHRQPSHYEYKTGSIETLKKMVEENDGITILPELAILDLTPAQQDRVRPFTAPEPRRSICLVTQRSFLKRMLIGALKEQVLAAVEGRLPADAE; this comes from the coding sequence ATGACCATTACACAATTAGAATACATTATAGCGGTGGATACGCACCGCAACTTCAATGTGGCTGCTAAAAACTGTTTTGTATCCCAGCCTACACTGAGTATGCAGATACAAAAGCTGGAAGAAGAGTTGGGGATAAAATTGTTTGAGCGTGCCAAACAGCCCATTGTACCTACACCTATGGGAGTAGTATTGCTGGAACAGGCCAGGATTACGCTTGGTGAGTTTCATAAAATAAAAGAGTTGGTAGAGGAACAGGAACAGGCATTACAGGGAGAACTGCGGGTGGGTATTATTCCCACGGTCTCTCCTTATATTCTGCCACGTATCCTGTCCCCTTTTAAACAATACTATCCGCAGGTAAAGCTGGTGATCTGGGAACAAACTACGGATGCTATACTGCAACAGGTAAAAACAGGGCAGCTGGATTGTGGTATTGTATCTGCACCTATCGATGATGCACAGCTGGTGTTGCAGGAACTGTTCTCTGAACGGTTTATCGCGTATATAGGCGATCCGGGGAAACGAGAGCAGGACGAACGTATCGATCCTAAGGATATCAACGTTGAAGATCTTTGGTTGCTGGACGAAGGGCATTGTATGCGTGACCAGGTGCTGAATTTCTGCCAGTTGCGGGACAGGCATCGGCAACCATCACACTATGAGTATAAAACCGGCAGCATAGAAACGTTGAAAAAGATGGTAGAAGAAAACGATGGAATCACGATCCTGCCGGAACTGGCGATCCTCGATCTCACGCCAGCACAACAAGACCGGGTTCGTCCTTTCACAGCACCAGAACCCAGGAGGAGTATCTGTCTTGTCACGCAACGTTCTTTCCTTAAACGTATGCTGATTGGGGCGTTGAAGGAGCAGGTGCTGGCAGCGGTGGAAGGTCGCCTGCCGGCGGATGCAGAATAA
- a CDS encoding alpha/beta fold hydrolase, with amino-acid sequence MQPYTHNTVPTQFIQAGNTRYAYRRFGKTGQHLPLVFFQHFTGTLDNWDPAVLDLLSEEREVIIFNNKGIASTDGEPPHTIAEIAHDAIAFIDALGLKQIDLFGFSMGSFVAQQVAVNRPNLVRKIILVGSGPRGGVDLETFSPAVWALFDKPYAQPDELLLDTFFAPTDSSQAAGRLFLDRIRAREDRDAPISDKVIPAQLAAIGEWGKKQEGSFQYLEKITHPVLVVTGKEDIIFPTVNSYLLQQNLPDAQLLLYPDSNHGSHYQFHTHFVTQVKLFLNHGLHPEN; translated from the coding sequence ATGCAACCATATACGCATAATACCGTTCCTACGCAGTTTATCCAGGCAGGTAATACCCGCTATGCTTACCGCCGGTTCGGAAAGACCGGTCAACATCTTCCCCTGGTGTTCTTTCAGCATTTTACCGGAACACTCGACAACTGGGACCCGGCGGTGCTGGATCTCTTATCAGAAGAAAGGGAAGTAATCATCTTCAACAATAAAGGCATCGCCAGTACAGATGGAGAGCCACCGCATACCATTGCGGAGATTGCGCATGATGCCATTGCTTTTATCGATGCTTTGGGTTTGAAACAAATAGATCTCTTCGGTTTTTCTATGGGCAGCTTTGTAGCGCAACAGGTGGCTGTGAACCGCCCCAATCTGGTGCGTAAGATCATCCTGGTAGGTTCAGGACCCCGTGGTGGTGTGGATCTCGAAACCTTCTCTCCTGCCGTATGGGCTTTGTTCGATAAGCCCTATGCGCAGCCTGACGAACTGTTGCTTGATACCTTCTTTGCACCGACAGACAGTAGCCAGGCAGCGGGCCGCCTGTTCCTAGATCGCATCCGCGCCCGCGAAGACCGCGACGCACCTATCAGTGACAAAGTGATACCCGCACAGCTGGCAGCCATCGGGGAATGGGGTAAAAAGCAGGAAGGCTCTTTCCAATACCTGGAAAAGATTACACATCCGGTATTGGTAGTAACCGGTAAAGAAGACATCATCTTCCCAACCGTCAATTCCTACCTGCTGCAACAGAACCTGCCAGATGCGCAATTATTGTTGTATCCTGATTCCAACCACGGTTCACATTACCAGTTCCACACGCATTTTGTAACACAGGTGAAGCTGTTTCTGAACCATGGCCTGCACCCGGAAAACTAA
- a CDS encoding putative polyvalent protein kinase domain-containing protein, giving the protein MISNEVRREIQNIVRGFIQEGERNTCSTTRNLLCGSFGTSPTIKSNFASNSIIKEREDKFLREWATSSGLWYPTLPEGSLYLAEGGESKVYFAEDRKHVIKVNDAGYYQRWTEYFNSLVLHNLFFPQTEYSLLGFSENAKGLVAILQQPYIRGGHANLADIESLLNYNDFFKTKKQDYYNQTLGIALEDMHDENVVAKDETLFFIDTIFYILEVQ; this is encoded by the coding sequence ATGATTTCAAATGAAGTCAGAAGAGAAATACAAAATATCGTTCGAGGATTTATCCAGGAAGGGGAAAGAAATACTTGCTCAACAACCAGAAACCTCCTATGCGGAAGCTTTGGCACAAGTCCAACTATTAAAAGCAACTTCGCAAGTAACTCAATCATCAAAGAAAGGGAAGATAAATTCCTAAGAGAGTGGGCTACAAGTTCTGGCCTCTGGTATCCAACGCTACCAGAAGGCAGCCTATATCTCGCAGAAGGCGGCGAATCAAAAGTCTACTTCGCCGAGGACAGAAAGCACGTTATCAAAGTGAATGACGCCGGATACTACCAAAGATGGACTGAGTATTTTAATAGTCTGGTTCTTCATAATTTATTTTTCCCTCAAACAGAATATTCATTGTTAGGCTTTTCTGAAAACGCCAAAGGACTAGTTGCTATTCTTCAACAGCCCTATATAAGAGGCGGGCATGCCAACCTTGCCGACATTGAATCTTTATTGAATTACAATGACTTTTTTAAAACAAAAAAGCAAGACTATTATAATCAAACATTAGGCATTGCTTTGGAAGATATGCATGATGAAAATGTCGTTGCAAAAGATGAAACCCTGTTCTTTATAGATACCATTTTCTATATTTTAGAAGTGCAATAG
- a CDS encoding alpha/beta fold hydrolase produces MERKDFLKNSVLASVGLTLLPKSNLLAANTSTSAQSVPTQFIKAGNTSFAYRRYGKKKGLPLVFTNYLTGTMDNWDPAVIDGFAREREVIIFDNAGVASSDGQTPDTIQAMAKDAVAFIDALGLKEIHLLGFSIGGMVAQQITVDRPDLVKKLILIGTGPRGGERMEDYSPEVWALFKKQYPQPDELLLDTFFTPTKESQQAGWAYLKRIRARSQKEPSLTDKVVPAQLAAIFGWGKKKPGSFEYLQQMQLPVLIVHGDQDIICPTVNGVILKEQLPNASLIVYPDANHAPHYQYPALFLQQALHFLNS; encoded by the coding sequence ATGGAAAGAAAGGATTTTCTGAAGAACAGCGTACTGGCTTCGGTGGGTCTGACCCTGCTTCCGAAATCGAACCTGCTGGCGGCAAATACCAGTACTTCGGCGCAGTCCGTACCTACCCAATTCATCAAAGCAGGGAATACTTCGTTCGCCTACCGCCGTTATGGGAAGAAAAAAGGGCTTCCCCTCGTATTTACGAATTACCTGACCGGTACCATGGATAACTGGGACCCGGCAGTGATAGATGGGTTTGCCCGGGAACGGGAAGTCATCATTTTCGATAATGCCGGCGTGGCTTCGTCTGACGGACAAACACCTGATACCATCCAGGCCATGGCCAAAGATGCGGTTGCTTTTATCGATGCCCTGGGGCTGAAAGAGATTCACCTGCTGGGATTTTCTATCGGCGGCATGGTCGCGCAGCAAATCACGGTGGACAGGCCCGACCTGGTGAAGAAACTCATACTGATTGGTACCGGTCCGCGTGGTGGAGAGCGGATGGAGGATTATTCGCCGGAAGTATGGGCCTTGTTTAAAAAGCAATACCCGCAGCCGGATGAGTTGCTGCTCGATACGTTTTTCACACCGACCAAAGAAAGCCAGCAGGCTGGTTGGGCTTATCTCAAACGTATACGAGCACGGTCACAGAAGGAACCATCGCTGACAGACAAGGTAGTTCCCGCGCAACTGGCGGCCATCTTTGGATGGGGCAAAAAGAAACCAGGTAGTTTTGAATATCTTCAACAGATGCAGCTGCCGGTGCTCATAGTACACGGGGACCAGGATATCATCTGTCCTACTGTGAATGGGGTGATCCTGAAGGAACAGTTACCCAACGCTTCGTTGATTGTGTACCCCGATGCCAACCATGCGCCGCATTACCAATACCCGGCCTTGTTCTTACAACAGGCCCTTCATTTTTTAAATAGTTAA
- a CDS encoding ankyrin repeat domain-containing protein has protein sequence MDIFDAARSNEVTALRSFIDAGQINSIDARGSSPLIIAGYYGHLEAVNCLLQYGADTEIKDSMGNTALMGVCFKGYLAVAAALCEQGAVIDHPNGNGATALTFAATFGQNEIIRLLLHKGANPLHRDHFGKNPVDYALLQGNAAGYEMLARAANERIGIPQ, from the coding sequence ATGGATATTTTCGACGCTGCAAGGTCAAATGAAGTGACCGCATTACGTTCCTTCATCGATGCAGGACAGATCAACAGCATAGACGCCCGTGGTTCATCGCCACTGATCATAGCAGGTTATTATGGTCACCTGGAAGCCGTAAATTGTTTATTACAATATGGTGCAGATACAGAAATAAAAGACAGCATGGGAAATACCGCCCTGATGGGTGTTTGTTTCAAAGGCTATCTCGCAGTAGCGGCAGCATTGTGTGAACAGGGAGCAGTGATAGACCATCCCAATGGCAATGGCGCAACCGCACTGACATTCGCCGCTACATTCGGGCAGAATGAGATCATCCGGTTACTCCTGCATAAAGGAGCTAATCCCCTCCACCGGGATCATTTTGGAAAGAACCCGGTGGACTATGCCTTACTTCAGGGCAATGCGGCCGGTTATGAAATGCTGGCACGGGCAGCCAATGAGCGGATAGGCATCCCACAATAG
- a CDS encoding ankyrin repeat domain-containing protein, whose protein sequence is MTIFEAARSGDLSALQTFIAAGDINRQDERGSTALILASYYNQAAAVSLLLQAHAAMELKDTYGNTALMGAAFKGYLEIVELLLFHGASMHTENKSGATALTYAATFGRDAIAQLLLHYGAASGKKGISDRIRLIGTFVNTGIKETIKHVFPRSRHTPTAQ, encoded by the coding sequence ATGACTATTTTTGAAGCAGCACGCAGCGGGGATTTATCCGCTTTACAAACATTCATAGCAGCCGGCGATATCAACAGGCAGGACGAACGCGGCTCTACCGCATTGATCCTGGCCAGCTATTACAACCAGGCCGCAGCAGTATCATTACTCTTACAGGCACATGCAGCGATGGAGCTGAAAGACACCTATGGCAATACAGCCCTGATGGGAGCCGCCTTTAAAGGATACCTGGAAATCGTAGAACTCCTGTTGTTCCATGGTGCATCGATGCATACCGAAAATAAAAGCGGCGCTACGGCATTGACCTACGCTGCTACCTTTGGCCGTGATGCTATTGCACAGTTATTACTTCATTACGGAGCCGCATCCGGCAAGAAAGGGATCAGTGATCGCATCAGGCTGATCGGTACTTTTGTGAACACGGGCATCAAGGAAACCATCAAACACGTTTTCCCACGTAGCAGGCATACCCCTACAGCACAATAA
- a CDS encoding TetR/AcrR family transcriptional regulator codes for MPCQKTAMSKAEKTRQVIIEKSAPLFNTRGVSGTAVTDVMQVTGLARGSLYVHFKDMEELSHCAVDWNLNQFQEKITTEAQKYSSAKDKFFGLLDYLSDPLNPPVQGGCPMMNFGMEADDTSPVIRDKVNETICAVQQGMLDILKAGIKAGEFSKDWDYKVFVVKAYAMIEGGILVSRVTKDISQMKLLVQLMKDEVEAAVPSATAKNKPNNKKHK; via the coding sequence TTGCCTTGTCAAAAGACAGCTATGAGTAAAGCAGAAAAGACCAGGCAGGTGATCATAGAAAAGAGCGCTCCTTTGTTCAATACACGGGGTGTTTCGGGTACAGCGGTCACCGATGTGATGCAGGTGACGGGGCTAGCCAGGGGCAGCCTGTATGTGCATTTTAAGGATATGGAAGAACTGTCGCATTGCGCGGTCGACTGGAACCTGAACCAATTCCAGGAAAAAATCACCACAGAAGCACAGAAGTACAGCAGTGCAAAAGATAAGTTCTTTGGTCTGCTGGACTACCTGAGTGACCCGTTGAACCCGCCTGTGCAGGGGGGCTGCCCGATGATGAACTTCGGTATGGAAGCAGACGATACGAGCCCGGTGATACGCGATAAGGTGAATGAGACGATCTGCGCCGTACAGCAGGGTATGCTGGATATCCTGAAGGCCGGCATTAAGGCGGGTGAGTTTAGCAAAGACTGGGACTATAAAGTCTTCGTGGTAAAAGCCTATGCGATGATAGAAGGCGGCATCCTGGTCTCCCGGGTGACGAAGGATATTTCGCAGATGAAATTACTCGTGCAACTGATGAAAGACGAGGTGGAAGCAGCGGTACCATCGGCCACCGCCAAAAACAAACCCAATAATAAAAAACACAAATGA
- a CDS encoding TetR/AcrR family transcriptional regulator yields MDKSLSKAERTRQFIIETASPLFNKKGYEGTSMSDITEATGLTKGSIYGNFANKEEIAIAVYDYNTDKILRHIGQRIAAETKYYDKLLVYTKIYDQVAGKVFPDGGCPILNTCVDADDTNPALKQRAARTIQQWKKQITDLVEAGIQAGEFTADIDPAQLALSMIALIEGGVMIYKITHSATSLDKILQTVEQLLKGIKKR; encoded by the coding sequence ATGGACAAGTCCCTCTCTAAAGCAGAACGCACCCGGCAATTCATTATAGAAACCGCTTCTCCCCTTTTTAATAAGAAAGGATATGAAGGCACTTCCATGTCTGATATCACGGAAGCAACCGGCCTGACCAAAGGCAGTATCTACGGGAACTTTGCCAACAAGGAAGAGATCGCCATCGCCGTGTATGATTATAACACGGACAAAATACTCCGGCATATCGGCCAGCGGATCGCAGCAGAAACAAAGTATTACGATAAGCTACTCGTGTATACGAAAATATATGACCAGGTAGCAGGTAAGGTATTCCCGGATGGCGGTTGTCCTATTCTCAATACCTGTGTAGATGCAGATGATACCAATCCTGCACTGAAACAACGTGCTGCCAGAACCATACAACAATGGAAAAAGCAAATCACAGACTTAGTCGAAGCGGGTATCCAGGCCGGTGAGTTTACTGCTGACATTGATCCCGCCCAACTCGCCTTGTCTATGATTGCATTGATAGAAGGCGGAGTGATGATTTATAAGATTACCCATAGCGCCACCAGCCTGGACAAAATCCTGCAAACAGTGGAACAGCTATTGAAAGGGATCAAAAAACGGTAA
- a CDS encoding HD domain-containing protein gives MSVNHRKKVAGITIPDSAIATQATELLLEHGTEFIYNHSLRVFLFSSLNAQRKQLAHDTELLYVASVFHDLGLVPHYSSPDLRFEVDGANAARDFLKTHGVPQDKLQLVWDTIALHTTIGIAEHKENEVALMYSGVGLDVMGEGYEHLSTVHREEIVEAFPRNDFKNRIIPTFFGGFAHKTETTFGNIKADVCAFMLPNFQRKNFCDCILHSPWSE, from the coding sequence ATGTCAGTGAATCACAGGAAGAAAGTAGCGGGTATTACCATCCCCGATAGCGCTATTGCCACGCAAGCCACAGAGCTGCTGCTGGAACATGGTACAGAGTTTATCTATAACCACTCCCTCCGGGTATTCCTTTTTTCGTCTCTGAATGCACAGCGGAAACAACTGGCTCATGATACGGAGTTATTATATGTGGCATCGGTCTTTCATGACCTGGGGCTCGTACCGCATTACAGCAGCCCCGATCTTCGTTTTGAAGTGGATGGTGCTAATGCAGCGCGGGATTTCCTGAAAACCCATGGCGTCCCGCAAGACAAATTGCAGCTGGTATGGGATACGATTGCCCTGCATACTACGATAGGTATTGCCGAGCACAAGGAGAACGAGGTTGCGCTGATGTATAGCGGGGTAGGCCTGGATGTGATGGGAGAAGGGTATGAACATTTGAGTACTGTACATAGAGAGGAGATCGTAGAAGCTTTTCCGAGGAATGACTTTAAGAACCGGATCATTCCAACGTTTTTTGGCGGCTTTGCGCATAAAACAGAAACGACCTTCGGCAATATCAAAGCGGATGTCTGTGCGTTTATGCTGCCGAACTTCCAGCGCAAAAACTTCTGTGATTGCATCCTGCATTCGCCGTGGTCTGAATAA